A window of the Desulfobacula toluolica Tol2 genome harbors these coding sequences:
- a CDS encoding TRAP transporter substrate-binding protein produces MIKSIFHRAFYGFILISIGVLFLFNGSAQSAAAQKVKLSLSSNLSPGSCLELAADKFKEIVEKKSNGNITVIRYPSGELYDSKSEVEAIVNGSVDMALMHVAYVGARSPALEFISSFGVQGCWLDNDHFYRFLDMPEVQEIANKEFAGKLNAKLLSPISYGTGVVGTNKKAVHTIADFKNLKMRASGTAQAIMYKALGAIPVELSVKEVFMALQRGTIDGACSGPGRFYFSKWYETTPYIVHDYSIPYLQFWHTMNMNKWKKLTPENHKIVADAAREIALWARDYVVKETELIYQKFKDGLIKEMIFLSNEERTKLNNVVSPVMHDFTIKRCGKDMGEKLWGYMIQAQNK; encoded by the coding sequence ATGATAAAAAGTATATTTCACCGGGCATTTTATGGTTTTATTCTCATTTCCATTGGTGTTCTATTTCTTTTTAACGGGTCTGCTCAATCTGCAGCAGCTCAAAAAGTAAAATTGAGCCTCTCAAGTAATTTGTCACCCGGTAGCTGTTTAGAACTGGCAGCCGATAAATTCAAGGAAATTGTTGAGAAAAAGAGCAACGGTAATATCACTGTTATCCGTTACCCTTCAGGTGAGTTATATGATTCTAAAAGCGAAGTCGAGGCTATCGTAAACGGCAGTGTTGACATGGCGCTTATGCATGTGGCGTATGTCGGGGCAAGGTCGCCGGCGCTTGAATTTATCAGTTCATTCGGAGTGCAGGGGTGTTGGCTTGATAATGATCATTTTTACAGATTCCTGGATATGCCTGAAGTGCAGGAAATTGCGAATAAAGAGTTTGCAGGCAAATTAAACGCCAAACTTCTGTCTCCTATTTCCTATGGCACCGGAGTTGTTGGCACCAATAAAAAAGCGGTTCATACCATAGCCGATTTTAAAAATTTAAAAATGAGAGCAAGTGGAACGGCACAGGCCATCATGTACAAGGCACTTGGCGCAATCCCCGTCGAGTTAAGCGTAAAAGAAGTTTTTATGGCACTTCAGAGAGGGACTATTGATGGTGCCTGTTCCGGTCCCGGGCGGTTTTATTTTTCAAAGTGGTATGAGACCACCCCCTATATAGTCCATGACTACAGCATTCCCTATCTTCAATTCTGGCACACGATGAACATGAATAAATGGAAAAAGCTGACACCTGAAAATCATAAGATTGTGGCAGATGCCGCCAGGGAAATTGCATTATGGGCTCGGGACTATGTTGTCAAGGAAACAGAACTGATATATCAGAAATTTAAAGATGGGCTTATAAAAGAGATGATTTTTTTATCCAATGAGGAAAGAACCAAGTTAAACAATGTTGTCTCTCCGGTGATGCATGATTTTACCATCAAACGATGCGGTAAAGATATGGGTGAAAAATTATGGGGATATATGATTCAGGCCCAAAATAAATAA
- a CDS encoding TRAP transporter large permease codes for MRVSKSTAYFNHINLIDFFSLNFGIVAGFGMFVISVFTTYEVIMRRIFNNPTTWVFEVSLFILMWTVLMGVSYSSRERRHIIADILISRISESSRLTLGITTNIVVLIFVVVVGYYGFHTYLDAYQQKITSIGLLRYPKWFLYLVFPLSMGMLFLQVFRNTLWDINLLSSLKKDTDDAGIAPIKFLCAFMVAIGIGIYFIYALPFAGIAILILFLLFGGVPVGVALGITGIIGMFANFGEFQSLTMVPIIIERTLYNFVLLAVPLFIMGGVILAKCGIGERIYDMVSKWSGSLPGGLPIATILACALVSAMIGVSTAVAGAIGLIAIPQLLATGYTKKLSYGSVAGGALGVLIPPSAGLIVYGFLTNTSVASLFAAAFVPAAILVVFFIVYVFIASHYTGNCQRASFTWEQKITATKNAFLAILAPVIVLGGIYTGIFTPTESAAVFVIYCLVTAIIYKQLDWQKFIDILKESAMLGSSLMLIMMGAMILTNLIAHLRIPRLLTEWIVTSGFDNWAVIVCLLAMYIILGMFLDGLAITVLTIPVIYPLMTVLGLDVIVFGVVLMVFIEMALITPPVGLNLFMVQAITKDDLWTIAKGNLPFAAMMFIVAVILLFYPEICLWLPEMLSI; via the coding sequence ATGCGAGTATCAAAATCAACCGCTTATTTTAATCATATAAACCTGATAGATTTTTTTTCCCTTAATTTTGGAATTGTTGCCGGCTTTGGGATGTTCGTCATCAGTGTTTTTACCACCTACGAAGTCATAATGAGAAGAATTTTTAACAACCCGACAACGTGGGTCTTTGAAGTTTCACTCTTTATCCTTATGTGGACCGTTCTGATGGGCGTTTCCTACTCATCAAGAGAAAGAAGACACATTATAGCTGATATTTTAATTTCCCGGATATCTGAGTCTTCCCGTCTAACTCTTGGAATCACAACCAATATTGTCGTTTTAATATTTGTCGTAGTTGTGGGGTATTATGGATTTCATACTTATCTGGATGCGTATCAGCAGAAAATCACAAGCATCGGGCTGTTAAGATACCCAAAGTGGTTTTTATATCTGGTTTTTCCGTTATCCATGGGGATGCTTTTTTTACAGGTGTTTCGAAACACCTTGTGGGATATTAATTTACTGTCTTCGTTAAAAAAAGACACTGATGATGCTGGAATCGCTCCCATAAAGTTTCTTTGCGCTTTTATGGTTGCCATTGGAATCGGTATATATTTCATATATGCCCTGCCTTTTGCAGGCATTGCCATACTGATTCTTTTTCTTTTGTTTGGCGGCGTTCCCGTTGGAGTTGCTTTGGGCATAACTGGGATCATCGGTATGTTTGCCAATTTTGGAGAATTCCAAAGTTTAACAATGGTGCCCATTATTATTGAAAGAACTTTGTATAATTTTGTTCTGTTGGCTGTTCCATTGTTTATCATGGGGGGGGTGATTTTAGCCAAGTGCGGTATTGGAGAACGAATTTATGATATGGTCAGTAAGTGGAGCGGTTCACTCCCGGGTGGACTTCCAATAGCGACGATCCTTGCTTGTGCCCTGGTTTCAGCAATGATCGGAGTTAGTACTGCTGTGGCTGGTGCTATTGGGTTGATCGCCATTCCTCAGCTGCTGGCCACTGGGTATACAAAAAAACTTTCTTATGGAAGTGTTGCTGGTGGTGCACTTGGCGTTCTTATTCCTCCTAGTGCCGGGCTGATCGTTTATGGTTTTTTGACCAATACTTCGGTTGCCTCATTATTTGCCGCTGCATTTGTTCCCGCTGCCATACTGGTTGTTTTTTTTATTGTTTATGTTTTTATTGCAAGTCATTATACCGGAAATTGTCAGAGGGCCTCTTTTACCTGGGAGCAAAAAATAACTGCGACCAAAAATGCTTTTTTGGCCATATTGGCTCCTGTTATTGTTTTGGGGGGTATTTATACCGGTATATTTACCCCTACAGAGTCTGCTGCTGTTTTTGTAATATATTGTCTTGTTACAGCTATTATTTACAAACAGCTTGATTGGCAAAAGTTTATTGATATTTTAAAAGAGAGTGCAATGTTGGGATCTTCACTCATGCTGATTATGATGGGTGCAATGATATTGACTAATTTAATTGCACATCTGAGAATCCCCCGTTTGCTTACAGAATGGATTGTTACATCAGGATTTGACAATTGGGCAGTGATTGTCTGTCTGCTTGCAATGTATATCATTCTGGGAATGTTTTTAGATGGCCTTGCCATAACAGTCCTCACTATTCCAGTGATTTATCCGTTAATGACTGTTCTTGGGCTCGATGTTATTGTATTTGGAGTCGTTTTAATGGTGTTTATCGAAATGGCATTGATCACTCCGCCGGTCGGGTTGAATCTTTTTATGGTTCAGGCAATTACAAAAGATGATCTTTGGACTATTGCAAAAGGTAATTTACCTTTTGCCGCCATGATGTTTATAGTGGCGGTGATTTTGCTTTTTTATCCAGAGATATGTCTATGGCTTCCTGAAATGCTTTCTATATAG
- a CDS encoding fumarate reductase cytochrome b subunit: MDSYIIESIKKKSRMPARLDLLQSGTGLILGVFIWMHLLFDSSIILGKGAFNFVSKNLELAFLSDTGQGFPIAVFFAVLAIGTLFIIHALLGVRKFPISWKQHRIIRDQMQMMNHSETNLWYIQVVTAFIMFFAGSVHLYVMFANPGTIDPYLSADRIVSGHMWPLYLVLLVCVVLHANIGLYRLCMKWGWFAGKDARKSRLKLQKLRNRLIVFYLTIGILGLLVFVVIGINHKDNVGERYAAHATAVEQVQELEETRESEGIQAVEETQELEESQELEESQELEESPAVEESPAVEESQELEETQPVEEYHE; the protein is encoded by the coding sequence TTGGACAGTTATATTATTGAATCAATTAAGAAAAAGAGCAGAATGCCGGCAAGGCTTGATCTTTTGCAGAGCGGTACGGGCCTGATTCTGGGCGTGTTCATTTGGATGCATTTACTTTTTGACAGCAGCATTATATTGGGAAAAGGGGCTTTTAATTTTGTGTCAAAAAATTTAGAGCTTGCCTTTCTTTCAGATACAGGTCAAGGATTTCCCATTGCAGTTTTTTTTGCCGTCCTGGCTATAGGTACTTTATTCATTATCCATGCCCTGCTCGGGGTCAGAAAGTTTCCCATTTCCTGGAAGCAGCATCGAATCATAAGAGACCAGATGCAGATGATGAACCATAGTGAGACAAATCTCTGGTATATACAGGTGGTGACCGCATTTATCATGTTTTTTGCAGGGTCGGTTCACCTGTATGTAATGTTTGCAAACCCAGGTACCATTGATCCTTATCTGTCGGCAGACAGGATTGTTTCAGGTCATATGTGGCCTCTTTATCTTGTCCTGCTGGTTTGTGTTGTGCTTCACGCCAACATCGGTCTTTACAGACTGTGCATGAAATGGGGATGGTTTGCGGGAAAAGATGCCAGGAAATCAAGACTTAAATTGCAGAAATTGAGAAACAGATTGATTGTGTTTTACTTGACCATTGGTATTTTAGGATTATTGGTTTTTGTTGTGATTGGTATCAATCACAAGGACAATGTCGGGGAAAGGTATGCCGCCCATGCGACAGCTGTTGAACAGGTTCAGGAACTGGAAGAGACCCGGGAATCCGAAGGTATCCAGGCAGTGGAAGAGACTCAGGAGTTAGAAGAAAGCCAGGAGTTGGAAGAGAGCCAGGAGTTGGAAGAGAGCCCGGCAGTGGAAGAAAGCCCGGCGGTGGAAGAGAGTCAAGAGTTGGAAGAGACTCAACCTGTTGAAGAATATCATGAATAA
- a CDS encoding fumarate reductase flavoprotein subunit, translating to MKVIYTDSLVIGGGLAGLRVAIASMQRGYDTIVLSLIPAKRSHSAAAQGGMQASLGACIKGEGDDEEIHFADTVKGSDWGCDQKVARAFVNTSPKAIRQLAAWGVPWSRVREGDHDVVINGKKVTITEKAESHGLIMARDFGGTKKWRTCYTSDGAGHTMLYAMDNKAIQMGIPVHERKEALALIHEDGVCYGAIVRDLITGELIAYVAKATTVATGGYGRLYAITTNAVISEGIGNAIALETGVATLGNMEAVQFHPTAIVPVGILTTEGCRGDGGLLLDKDGYRFMPDYEPDKKELASRDVVSRRMTEHMRKGKGVPSRYGDHLWLDIRLLGRPHIEKNLREVKEICEYFLGIDPVEELIPVRPTQHYSMGGIRTKPTGESPTLKGLFSAGEAACWDMHGFNRLGGNSVAETVVAGMIVGEYVADYCAANSLNISTTTIEHFMKQEEKKITDLLVRDFGENPFQLKAEMQKIMMDKVGIFRNGEDLEQAVEELKVLNQRAKNIALRNRISSSNPELVEAIRVPKMIKLAQCVAYGAMLRTESRGAHSREDYPERNDKEWLKRTLTTWKDESADLPEIEYEELDIMKMEMPPGSRGYGVDNTVHHPDTAKREQEIEEIKKANPGADRFELQKLLNPITIPEKFKGKNERIGRGFK from the coding sequence ATGAAAGTCATATATACGGATTCACTTGTAATCGGCGGTGGCCTGGCAGGACTTAGAGTTGCCATCGCATCCATGCAGAGAGGGTATGATACCATCGTCCTTTCTTTGATTCCTGCCAAGCGGTCTCACTCTGCAGCAGCCCAGGGCGGCATGCAGGCAAGCCTGGGTGCATGCATTAAAGGAGAAGGGGATGATGAAGAGATCCATTTTGCAGATACTGTAAAAGGAAGCGACTGGGGATGCGATCAGAAGGTGGCAAGGGCGTTTGTGAATACATCTCCCAAGGCTATCCGGCAGCTTGCTGCCTGGGGAGTACCCTGGTCAAGGGTCAGAGAGGGAGATCATGACGTGGTGATTAACGGTAAAAAAGTCACCATTACCGAAAAAGCAGAATCACACGGCCTGATTATGGCCCGGGATTTTGGCGGAACAAAGAAATGGCGAACCTGTTATACCTCTGATGGTGCCGGTCATACCATGCTTTATGCCATGGATAACAAAGCCATTCAGATGGGCATTCCGGTTCATGAAAGAAAAGAAGCCCTGGCCCTGATCCATGAAGACGGTGTATGTTATGGTGCCATTGTAAGAGATCTTATCACAGGTGAGTTGATCGCTTATGTAGCCAAGGCAACAACCGTTGCTACCGGCGGTTACGGAAGGCTTTATGCCATTACAACCAATGCGGTGATTTCCGAAGGCATTGGAAATGCCATTGCTCTTGAAACAGGCGTTGCAACTCTTGGAAATATGGAAGCTGTGCAGTTTCATCCTACGGCCATTGTACCGGTCGGGATTCTCACCACTGAAGGATGCCGGGGTGACGGCGGTCTGCTTCTGGACAAAGATGGATACAGGTTTATGCCGGATTATGAACCTGATAAAAAAGAGCTGGCCTCCAGGGACGTTGTGTCACGCAGAATGACGGAACATATGAGAAAAGGCAAAGGAGTGCCCTCTCGTTACGGTGATCATCTCTGGCTGGATATCCGTTTGCTGGGCCGTCCTCATATTGAAAAGAATTTAAGAGAAGTCAAAGAGATCTGTGAATACTTTTTAGGAATTGATCCGGTTGAAGAATTGATTCCGGTCAGACCCACACAGCATTATTCTATGGGCGGTATAAGAACCAAGCCGACCGGTGAAAGTCCGACTCTTAAGGGCCTTTTTTCCGCAGGTGAAGCAGCTTGCTGGGATATGCACGGATTTAACCGTCTGGGCGGAAATTCCGTTGCGGAAACCGTTGTGGCAGGAATGATTGTCGGGGAATATGTGGCTGATTACTGCGCTGCAAATTCATTGAATATCAGCACAACCACCATTGAGCATTTCATGAAACAGGAAGAAAAGAAAATTACAGATCTTCTGGTCAGGGATTTTGGCGAGAACCCCTTCCAGTTAAAAGCTGAAATGCAGAAGATTATGATGGACAAAGTCGGAATTTTCAGAAATGGTGAAGATCTTGAACAGGCAGTTGAAGAATTGAAAGTCTTAAACCAGCGGGCAAAAAACATTGCTTTGAGAAATCGGATCAGCTCGTCTAATCCTGAGTTGGTTGAAGCCATCCGTGTGCCGAAAATGATAAAACTTGCCCAGTGTGTGGCCTATGGAGCCATGCTCAGAACCGAGAGCCGCGGTGCCCATTCCAGGGAAGATTATCCTGAAAGAAATGACAAAGAGTGGTTAAAAAGAACCCTTACAACATGGAAAGACGAGTCAGCAGATCTTCCTGAAATCGAATATGAAGAGCTGGATATCATGAAAATGGAAATGCCTCCGGGATCAAGGGGCTATGGTGTTGACAATACTGTGCATCATCCTGATACCGCTAAACGGGAACAGGAAATTGAAGAGATCAAGAAAGCCAATCCGGGTGCAGACAGGTTTGAACTTCAGAAGTTGTTGAATCCAATTACTATTCCAGAAAAATTCAAAGGTAAAAATGAGCGTATAGGCAGGGGGTTTAAATAA
- a CDS encoding fumarate reductase iron-sulfur subunit, with product MSEQERILKFQVFRYNPQKKGDKPRMVTYEVTEAPGMTVFIALNEIREQQDPSFQFDFVCRAGICGSCAMVINGKPTLACRTLTSTFENGEIKLLPLPGFELIGDLSVNTGKFMRAMSERLESWIHDADADDVNFDKLEERMDPDVADQIYELERCVECGCCVSACATKRMRPDFLSAVGFMRLARYALDPRDKRSDEEFYEIIGDDDGVFGCMTLLGCEDYCPKDLPHQTQIAYLRRKMLAN from the coding sequence ATGAGTGAACAAGAAAGAATCCTGAAATTTCAAGTATTTAGATATAATCCCCAGAAAAAGGGCGACAAGCCCCGCATGGTAACCTATGAGGTTACCGAAGCCCCTGGGATGACGGTTTTTATTGCATTGAACGAGATTCGAGAACAGCAGGATCCGTCTTTTCAGTTTGATTTTGTTTGCCGGGCGGGCATTTGCGGATCATGTGCCATGGTTATTAACGGTAAGCCGACTCTTGCGTGCAGAACACTGACCTCTACTTTTGAAAATGGTGAGATTAAACTTCTGCCCTTGCCGGGATTTGAACTGATTGGAGATCTTTCCGTTAATACGGGAAAATTCATGCGGGCCATGTCTGAACGATTGGAATCCTGGATACATGATGCAGATGCAGATGACGTGAATTTTGATAAACTTGAAGAGCGCATGGACCCGGATGTGGCAGATCAAATTTATGAGCTTGAACGGTGTGTTGAATGCGGTTGCTGTGTATCAGCCTGTGCCACTAAACGAATGAGACCGGATTTTTTATCTGCGGTGGGATTTATGCGTCTGGCACGGTATGCACTTGATCCAAGGGATAAACGCTCTGATGAAGAATTTTATGAAATCATCGGTGATGATGACGGCGTGTTTGGCTGCATGACACTTTTGGGATGTGAAGATTATTGTCCCAAGGATCTGCCTCATCAGACACAGATTGCTTATCTGAGAAGGAAAATGTTAGCGAATTGA
- a CDS encoding class I adenylate-forming enzyme family protein gives MKWNTGKILSKRESFSPDKPAVIFEDTPITYRELNRETNRVAHFFKEKGLKKGDRIAVDLLNSPEFLACYFAAAKLGLIFVPLNYRLVSQELKYQINRCNCRLLVFNDLFTKYIEPIRDFLDVEKENFICVTGYTAENYCPEWALDYYSIIEKYPFHEPVPDEFIDLDDPFIILFTSGTTGNPKGAVLTHGQTYFKCFQVINYTDMRQDDIFQSQAPLCHSAGLAAVSTPALCRGATLLMRSKFDAEKFALDIEKYKATIVFSLTTMMRFVLDTGILDQVDLSSVRFAWGGGEKTPPEFFDELDEKGLHILPGFGQTENSAMVLMPGDAPKSKNRSAGLPNFFTDLWIQNETGEKLGPGEIGQIVAMGPNVMKGYWDMPVETSSTIVDDVLYTGDLGYLDEDGYLYVVDRVKDMYRSGAENVYPAEVEAVLINHPKINKIAIIGVPDEKWGETGKAFIVCNQGKTISYEEVLSFLNSKLARFKFPRSIQLIDSLPLTVTGKLKKSVLKKQFTDSLTGGVKKKWDWSM, from the coding sequence ATGAAATGGAATACAGGAAAAATTCTCAGCAAAAGAGAGTCATTTTCTCCGGATAAACCAGCCGTTATTTTTGAAGATACCCCGATTACTTACAGAGAGCTCAACCGGGAAACCAATAGAGTTGCTCATTTTTTCAAGGAAAAAGGACTGAAAAAAGGAGATCGTATCGCAGTGGATCTTTTAAATAGTCCTGAGTTTCTGGCATGTTATTTTGCTGCAGCCAAGCTAGGTTTGATATTTGTCCCTTTAAATTACCGGTTGGTATCCCAGGAGTTGAAATATCAAATAAACCGTTGCAACTGCCGATTACTTGTTTTTAATGATCTGTTCACAAAATATATTGAGCCGATACGAGATTTTCTGGATGTGGAAAAGGAAAATTTTATTTGTGTGACTGGCTATACCGCTGAAAATTACTGTCCTGAATGGGCTTTGGACTATTACTCCATCATTGAAAAATATCCCTTTCATGAACCGGTTCCCGATGAATTCATTGATCTGGATGATCCGTTTATTATTCTGTTCACCTCAGGGACTACCGGCAACCCGAAAGGGGCTGTCCTCACCCATGGACAGACCTATTTCAAATGTTTTCAGGTCATTAATTATACCGATATGCGACAGGATGATATCTTTCAGTCACAGGCCCCTTTGTGCCATTCAGCAGGACTTGCGGCTGTATCAACACCCGCATTGTGTCGTGGGGCAACCCTGCTGATGAGATCAAAATTTGATGCTGAAAAATTTGCATTGGATATAGAAAAATACAAGGCCACCATTGTGTTCAGCTTAACCACCATGATGCGGTTTGTCCTTGACACCGGCATACTTGACCAAGTGGATTTAAGCAGTGTGCGATTTGCTTGGGGCGGAGGAGAGAAAACTCCTCCGGAATTTTTTGATGAACTGGATGAAAAAGGGCTGCACATACTTCCGGGATTCGGGCAAACTGAAAATTCAGCCATGGTTTTAATGCCTGGTGATGCCCCAAAAAGCAAAAACAGATCAGCAGGTCTGCCCAATTTTTTTACGGATTTGTGGATACAGAACGAAACAGGAGAAAAACTGGGTCCAGGTGAAATCGGTCAGATCGTAGCCATGGGTCCGAATGTGATGAAAGGTTACTGGGACATGCCGGTAGAAACCAGCTCCACAATAGTTGATGACGTACTTTATACCGGGGATCTTGGTTATCTTGATGAGGATGGATATCTCTACGTTGTTGACAGAGTAAAGGATATGTATCGAAGCGGTGCAGAAAATGTTTATCCGGCTGAAGTAGAAGCGGTATTGATAAATCATCCGAAAATTAATAAAATAGCTATCATTGGTGTTCCAGATGAAAAATGGGGTGAAACCGGAAAAGCCTTTATTGTATGTAATCAAGGAAAGACGATCAGCTATGAAGAAGTGTTGTCGTTTTTAAACAGCAAACTTGCCAGGTTTAAATTTCCTAGATCAATTCAACTGATTGACTCATTACCGTTAACCGTGACAGGAAAGTTAAAAAAGTCAGTATTAAAAAAACAATTTACTGATTCTTTGACAGGTGGTGTTAAAAAAAAATGGGATTGGTCTATGTAG
- a CDS encoding methyl-accepting chemotaxis protein, translated as MNKRVFSLKAKLIMMTLVIVLTVIAIQTAINLQRISKQKEALIHLQGKGYEQFMREINQSSEENMRLALMIANMDFVHQTMKTKDKSGLLNEIKPLNDILNNSNKFNYRIHFHEPGSVSFLRVWKPAKNGDPLAGFRMTVNKVQESKKPVKGIEAGRGGLVVRGLAPILDGGEMIGSVEVFCDISDIAESIDETNAIYGLDKIEATAVQSVQKLGNFNVLKSPPKDMGDVDASFVDQAVKSVMTKEAGNTLLTASPVTDYQDQVVGVYVRFLDIRQINADIRSNIIIMILVAAVLITVSFFFAMLLSNSVANPIKLIIDGLFMSSVQVDSASKQIAAISTALAEGSSDQAASIEETSSSLEEMASMTKNNAKNAMHADNLMQTANQIVTKAYKSMTDLTISMQDITVASKETSKIVKTIDEISFRTNLLALNAAVEAARAGEAGVGFAVVADEVRNLSMRAAEAARNTAILIESTVKKVSDGAELVQSTNHDFNEVAENTKRVGGLLKEIAAASNEQAQGISQVNSAVADMDKVVQQNAASAEQNSGASSEMNVQSLKMKEFVADLSLLIQGDGRSAVTSRHEDTKQLRLYQDTLPGK; from the coding sequence ATGAATAAGCGGGTATTTTCATTAAAAGCAAAACTAATCATGATGACTCTTGTCATTGTGTTAACTGTCATTGCTATCCAGACGGCAATAAACCTCCAGCGCATCTCCAAACAAAAAGAAGCGCTGATTCATTTACAAGGTAAGGGTTATGAACAATTCATGCGTGAGATCAATCAAAGCAGTGAGGAAAACATGCGTTTGGCTTTGATGATAGCCAATATGGATTTTGTCCATCAAACCATGAAAACAAAAGACAAGTCAGGATTACTCAATGAGATAAAACCATTGAACGACATATTAAACAACAGCAACAAGTTTAACTATCGGATTCATTTTCACGAACCCGGAAGCGTATCATTCTTGCGTGTTTGGAAACCGGCTAAAAATGGTGATCCACTGGCTGGTTTTCGTATGACCGTTAATAAAGTTCAGGAATCAAAAAAGCCGGTAAAAGGTATTGAAGCAGGTAGAGGCGGATTGGTCGTCCGGGGACTTGCTCCCATATTGGATGGTGGGGAAATGATCGGCAGTGTGGAAGTGTTTTGCGATATCAGTGATATTGCCGAAAGCATAGATGAAACCAATGCAATTTACGGTCTGGACAAAATTGAAGCCACGGCTGTGCAATCGGTTCAAAAATTAGGTAATTTTAATGTCTTAAAATCACCTCCAAAAGATATGGGTGATGTTGATGCATCATTTGTTGACCAGGCAGTTAAAAGTGTAATGACAAAGGAGGCAGGCAACACACTGCTGACAGCTTCACCTGTAACAGATTATCAGGATCAAGTGGTAGGGGTTTATGTCCGGTTCCTGGACATCCGACAAATCAACGCTGATATTAGATCCAACATAATTATCATGATACTCGTGGCGGCTGTCCTTATAACGGTCAGTTTCTTTTTTGCAATGTTATTATCCAACTCGGTTGCAAACCCTATTAAGCTAATTATCGACGGTCTTTTCATGTCATCGGTTCAAGTCGACAGTGCCTCAAAACAAATCGCTGCCATTAGTACTGCTTTGGCTGAAGGCTCTTCCGATCAAGCGGCCTCCATAGAAGAGACCTCATCCTCTCTTGAAGAAATGGCATCCATGACTAAAAATAACGCGAAGAATGCCATGCATGCTGATAATTTAATGCAAACAGCCAATCAGATTGTAACCAAAGCCTACAAATCCATGACTGATTTGACCATATCAATGCAAGATATTACGGTAGCCAGTAAAGAAACATCAAAAATAGTTAAAACGATTGATGAAATATCCTTTCGGACCAACCTGCTCGCCTTAAATGCCGCCGTTGAAGCTGCCCGCGCAGGAGAAGCCGGGGTAGGCTTTGCCGTCGTAGCCGATGAAGTCAGGAATTTGTCAATGCGTGCCGCTGAAGCAGCCAGGAATACAGCCATATTGATCGAAAGCACAGTTAAAAAAGTAAGTGATGGTGCAGAACTTGTTCAATCCACGAATCATGATTTTAATGAGGTTGCTGAAAACACAAAAAGGGTCGGAGGGTTGTTGAAAGAGATAGCTGCAGCTTCGAATGAACAAGCTCAAGGAATTTCTCAAGTCAATAGTGCCGTTGCCGACATGGACAAGGTTGTGCAGCAAAATGCGGCCAGTGCGGAGCAAAATTCAGGTGCTTCATCTGAGATGAACGTTCAATCCTTAAAAATGAAAGAGTTTGTTGCGGATTTGTCTTTGCTGATCCAAGGGGATGGAAGGAGTGCTGTGACTTCAAGACATGAAGATACAAAACAGTTGCGGCTTTATCAAGATACACTTCCAGGCAAGTAA
- a CDS encoding acyltransferase — translation MIKDHRPYYIKKAWYRLLHLYVRYKLSPQLTSLGKHPFIVKPWHIEIFGGPVSIGDHITLLGCSDKKTRLTVWSDKKDIRGISIGNHVLISPGVRISAANHISIADSCMLASHVYITDSDWHGIYDRSMPPKETHSVMLEENVWVGDSAIICKGVTIGKNSIIGAGAVVTSNIPANVIAAGNPAAIVKSLDPDKPIITRKDRFSDASKMTIALESAEKEFLAGNTFFGWVRSLFWS, via the coding sequence TTGATAAAAGATCATAGGCCCTATTATATCAAAAAAGCCTGGTATCGGCTTTTGCATCTATATGTCCGTTATAAGCTTTCTCCGCAGCTGACAAGCCTTGGAAAACATCCGTTCATTGTAAAACCCTGGCACATTGAAATATTTGGAGGCCCCGTCAGCATCGGGGATCATATAACCCTTTTGGGATGCTCAGATAAAAAGACCCGGCTGACGGTTTGGTCGGATAAAAAAGACATCAGAGGCATTTCCATAGGCAACCATGTCCTGATCTCTCCCGGAGTAAGAATCAGTGCCGCAAACCATATATCCATTGCAGACTCCTGCATGCTGGCAAGCCATGTTTATATAACCGATTCAGACTGGCACGGCATTTATGACCGGTCCATGCCGCCAAAAGAGACCCACAGTGTAATGCTTGAAGAAAACGTATGGGTGGGCGACAGCGCCATTATCTGCAAGGGGGTGACCATTGGGAAAAACAGCATTATAGGTGCGGGTGCCGTTGTCACATCCAACATACCTGCCAATGTGATTGCAGCAGGAAATCCCGCTGCAATCGTAAAGAGTCTCGACCCGGATAAGCCCATAATCACACGCAAAGACAGGTTCTCAGATGCAAGTAAAATGACGATTGCCCTTGAATCCGCAGAAAAAGAATTTCTTGCCGGCAATACTTTTTTCGGATGGGTCAGATCCCTTTTCTGGAGTTAA